From Epinephelus lanceolatus isolate andai-2023 chromosome 12, ASM4190304v1, whole genome shotgun sequence, the proteins below share one genomic window:
- the cebpd gene encoding CCAAT/enhancer-binding protein delta, translated as MCDIYSLDSHCVSPQCNMSWAMEPANFYESAKLGVPPQGVCKPGSRGDEDGTMVELSTAPAMYDDESAIDFSQYIESMTAVPNLELCNDELFLDLFNTVKQEKVDFYNMQSPVLPGGMQQLSAAYTADRKADIGLNKGSYAVPIKQESDWSDSDMSSSLPSQIESCAQTSVSLPTGQPTPPTTPEPVSSVSSAKSSPRKSSKEKGKKVDRFSMEYRQRRERNNIAVRKSRDKAKRRNLDMQQKLLELSSENDRLHKTIEQLTRELTGLRDFFKQMPNSSFTSSLNVESR; from the coding sequence ATGTGTGACATATACAGCCTGGACTCACACTGCGTGTCTCCACAATGCAACATGAGTTGGGCGATGGAGCCTGCTAACTTCTACGAGAGCGCCAAGCTGGGCGTCCCGCCGCAGGGGGTCTGCAAGCCGGGCAGCAGGGGCGACGAGGACGGCACCATGGTGGAGCTGAGCACCGCCCCTGCCATGTACGACGACGAGAGTGCCATCGACTTCAGCCAATACATCGAGTCCATGACAGCCGTGCCAAACCTGGAGCTGTGCAACGACGAGCTCTTCCTCGACCTGTTCAACACTGTGAAGCAGGAGAAGGTGGATTTCTACAACATGCAGAGCCCCGTGCTGCCCGGCGGCATGCAGCAGCTGTCAGCCGCGTACACAGCAGACCGGAAGGCTGACATCGGGCTGAATAAAGGCTCGTATGCTGTGCCTATCAAGCAGGAGTCCGACTGGAGTGACAGCGACATGTCCTCATCCCTGCCCTCACAGATCGAGAGCTGCGCTCAGACCTCCGTCAGCCTCCCCACAGGGCAGCCGACTCCCCCCACCACCCCGGAGCCTGTCTCCAGTGTGAGCTCGGCCAAATCCTCTCCGAGGAAGAGCAGCAAAGAGAAGGGGAAGAAGGTGGACCGGTTCAGCATGGAGTACCGACAGAGGCGAGAGAGGAATAACATAGCAGTGAGGAAAAGCAGGGACAAAGCCAAGAGGCGCAACTTGGACATGCAGCAGAAGCTGCTTGAACTGAGCTCCGAGAACGACAGACTTCATAAAACTATCGAGCAGCTAACCAGAGAGCTCACCGGGCTCAGAGATTTCTTCAAGCAGATGCCCAACTCCTCCTTTACGAGCTCCTTGAATGTAGAGAGCCGGTGA